Below is a window of Thermodesulfobacteriota bacterium DNA.
GAGCTCAAAAGACTTGAAGAGGAACTCGTCCAAGCCCAAAAGCTCGATGCCATTGGTAAGCTCGCGGGAGGTGTTGCTCACGACTTCAACAACCTCCTCACCGTCATTCTCGGTTACTGCTCGCTCATCAAAAACTCTCAGGTTCCGGATAAGATACGAAAGTTCTTGGAATCCATAGAGTCCGCGGCAAATAGGGGAAAAGACCTCACAAGCGGACTTCTAGCCTTCAGTAGAAGACAACCTAGCCAGCCTAAACCTCTGAATGTCAATGAAATAATACTAGAGTTTGCAAAGATGGTAAAACGACTTACGCCACCGAATATAACTTTAGAAATAGAGCTTGTATCTACTGATCCTATCGTGCTTGCTGACGAATCCCAGGTTAACCAAGTGCTCCTCAATTTGGTTACCAATGCAATCGACGCTATGCCGGATGGGGGGAGACTGAAGATTAAAACCGAAATTGTGTCTTTGGACAAAAGACTAAGGAAGCTTCGTGAGCCTGCCCAAGAGGGTCAATATGTGGTCATTACGGTATCTGATACTGGGGTTGGGATCGAAGAAGAGTTTCTCGATCGTATATTTGAGCCTTTTTTCACAACAAAGCCAAAAGGGAAGGGTATCGGTCTCGGCTTATCCATAGTTTACGGAATCGTGAGTCAAAACAATGGATTTATTGACGTTAAAAGTAAAAAAGGTGAAGGCACTCAGTTCTCCATTTACTTTCCTTTGCTGTCCCAGGAAAAGATCGAACCCATAAAACCCGAAAAAGAACCTTCGCAAGACTTGAAAAAGGGTTCGGGCGAACTCATACTCGTTGCCGAGGATGACGAAAATGTAAGGTCCTTTCTCAAGCTCCTCCTTGAGGACTTCGGTTACCGGGTACTTGAAGCTAAAGATGGCAAAGATGCATTGGAAAAATTCTTGGCCCAAAAGGATGAGATTGCCCTGGCTATCTTAGATGTAGTGATGCCGAGGATGACAGGCAGGGAGGTTTATGAGGCAATAAGGAATACTCTACCTTCTCTCCCTGTGGTTCTTATGAGCGGATACGCCTACGATCACATAACTAAAGAAGTTCCACTCGATGTTCCGCTTGTACAAAAACCCATCTCCGTAGAAAACCTGCTCTTCGTTGTAGAGTCAAGTCTAAAGAAAGGGAATCTCGGATAAATGGAGGACCCCATGCAGACAGCTTACGATTTTCTAAAGGAAAACCGGGTATTCTTCATAGCCACTACTTATTCTTTTTGACCAAGAGTGAGACCGTTCGGTTTCATTATGAAGAGGAATGAAAAGCTTTACTTCTGTACAAACAAAAAAAAGGAAGTTTACAGAGATTTGAAAGAAAACCCCCAAATTGAGGTATGCGCTCTTTCTAAAGATACTAAAAAGTGGATAAGGATAAGAGGAGAAGTGATCTTCGATGAATCCGAAGAGGCAAAAGCACAGGTATTCGAAGAAGCTCCCCATCTTCTATCCGTATCCCCTAAAGGAAAGGAC
It encodes the following:
- a CDS encoding pyridoxamine 5'-phosphate oxidase family protein, whose product is MRPFGFIMKRNEKLYFCTNKKKEVYRDLKENPQIEVCALSKDTKKWIRIRGEVIFDESEEAKAQVFEEAPHLLSVSPKGKDDETFVTFYLEKASAMEFSIGKDPKSIPIL